In Gemmatimonadota bacterium, the following are encoded in one genomic region:
- a CDS encoding TldD/PmbA family protein, whose protein sequence is MMAGVLADLRSRASHADLVRARDETITVVLSADREATVSIDQSDTVQIRALANGRLGWAGGDTATVGAVAESALRSAAAGDPAEMFFPAPAPIPSVITRSPAAAALTVPDLLDLAGSVADRLRRLNRRVETWAERSVGTVDVGSSRGVLASYDVTVVGLGISVAGGPGPCQVHVASVPPPDDPDLESLVAEVEARFAPEPLDLDGLPATARVWFKPRAVRALLAPLLVRHSSEWNTNDRGRPMVIDGRLSLVDDPLIDGRPGSRPVCDDGIPTQRRTLIRGGQPVAGLLDLRTASRLRLPATGHGIRRGFRPPVARYSNLVLEVSEPGVSNLARAVGDGLLVSEIEVGPAPNPAPGVFRVAVPWCYRIVGGRIVGRVERAVLAGDVGRLFQQVAAIGADAQWHGAVRVPSLVLDGVGVTLR, encoded by the coding sequence ATGATGGCCGGGGTGCTCGCCGACCTTCGGTCGCGGGCGTCGCATGCCGACTTGGTGCGCGCCCGGGACGAGACCATCACCGTGGTACTCTCCGCGGACCGTGAGGCCACCGTCTCGATCGACCAAAGCGACACCGTCCAGATTCGGGCCCTCGCCAACGGCCGCCTCGGCTGGGCCGGGGGCGACACCGCCACGGTCGGCGCCGTGGCCGAGAGCGCGCTCCGGTCGGCCGCCGCCGGCGACCCTGCCGAGATGTTCTTCCCGGCTCCCGCGCCGATCCCGTCGGTCATCACCCGATCGCCGGCGGCGGCCGCGCTCACGGTTCCCGACTTGCTCGACCTCGCGGGGTCCGTGGCTGACCGCCTCAGGCGACTCAACCGTCGCGTCGAGACCTGGGCCGAACGCTCGGTGGGGACCGTCGACGTCGGGAGCAGCCGGGGTGTCTTGGCGTCATACGATGTCACGGTGGTCGGTCTTGGGATCTCGGTCGCTGGAGGACCCGGGCCCTGCCAGGTGCATGTGGCGAGCGTGCCGCCCCCGGACGACCCCGATCTCGAGTCGCTGGTGGCCGAAGTCGAAGCGCGATTTGCTCCGGAACCGCTCGACTTGGACGGCTTGCCCGCCACCGCGCGGGTCTGGTTCAAGCCACGGGCAGTGCGGGCCTTGCTGGCACCCCTGCTGGTTCGGCACTCAAGCGAGTGGAACACCAACGATCGGGGCCGCCCCATGGTCATCGACGGGCGGCTCTCGCTGGTCGACGATCCCCTGATCGACGGCCGCCCCGGCAGCCGGCCGGTCTGCGACGACGGGATTCCCACCCAACGCCGGACGCTGATCCGCGGGGGACAACCGGTGGCCGGTCTTCTCGACCTCCGAACCGCCTCGCGCCTCCGGCTTCCGGCCACCGGTCACGGCATTCGCCGGGGTTTTCGGCCGCCGGTGGCCCGGTACTCCAATCTGGTCCTCGAAGTGTCCGAACCCGGCGTGTCCAACTTGGCCCGGGCCGTCGGCGACGGCTTGTTGGTTTCCGAGATTGAAGTCGGTCCGGCGCCGAATCCGGCGCCGGGGGTCTTCCGGGTGGCGGTACCGTGGTGCTATCGGATTGTGGGCGGCCGGATTGTCGGCCGGGTTGAACGGGCGGTGCTCGCGGGGGATGTCGGCCGGTTGTTCCAACAGGTGGCGGCCATCGGTGCCGACGCCCAATGGCACGGGGCCGTCCGAGTCCCGTCGTTGGTTCTTGATGGAGTCGGGGTGACGCTCCGGTAG
- the ligA gene encoding NAD-dependent DNA ligase LigA: MTRPATDAARRVEELRAAINQANRQYHVEDAPEISDAEYDLLFRELQSLEAAHPKLLTPDSPTQRVGGEPASTLTKHPHLRPMLSLANAFSPEELAAWEERNARINPDVRQSGYAAEIKIDGAAVNLTYRNGRLTVGATRGNGVIGEDVTANLKTIGDIPLVLTATDTPRLVEIRGEVYFPLTSFRKLNARREALAEPPFANPRNAAAGSLRQLDARITRSRRLRMFAFHIEVIEGSLAATSHHEVLATLVRWGFQVEPHRRRFETLAAVQAAIPEYEALLPTLPFEADGVVVKVDRRDLQEDLGVVGGREPRWAIARKFAPEVAITRLEEIRINVGRTGALNPYAVLTPVEVGGVTVSSATLHNEDLIAQKDIRIGDWVEIMRAGEVIPQIIGPVRARRNGTERPFVPPSECPACGTPVVRPPDEAMRLCPNAACPGRLFEAIVHFASREAMDIRGLGVERIRQLLDASLIADVSGLYGLSVSQLVELDRFADQSATLLVRSIADSATRPLSQLLFGLGVRHVGKNIAQVLARRFGDLTAVAEADIDTIAEVPGIGPIIAAAVFEFFRTPANRALLERLAKAGLNFTEPNVGPVGGALAGKSYVLTGTLATLSRPEATALIEAAGGRVGGTVTKKTDTVVAGAEAGGKLDRARALGVEVIEEAELLRRVGREA, encoded by the coding sequence ATGACCCGGCCGGCCACCGACGCCGCCCGGCGGGTCGAGGAACTCCGAGCGGCCATCAACCAAGCCAACCGCCAATACCATGTCGAGGATGCGCCGGAAATCTCGGACGCGGAATACGACCTCCTGTTCCGGGAGCTCCAGAGCCTGGAGGCCGCCCACCCGAAACTCCTGACGCCAGATAGCCCCACCCAGCGGGTCGGTGGCGAGCCCGCCTCGACCCTGACCAAGCACCCCCACCTCCGGCCGATGTTGTCGCTGGCCAATGCGTTTTCGCCCGAGGAGTTGGCGGCCTGGGAGGAGCGGAATGCCCGGATCAACCCGGATGTCCGCCAGTCGGGCTATGCCGCCGAGATCAAGATCGACGGCGCCGCCGTCAACCTGACCTATCGGAATGGACGCCTGACGGTCGGCGCAACCCGCGGAAACGGGGTGATCGGCGAAGACGTCACCGCCAACTTGAAGACGATCGGGGATATCCCCTTGGTCCTCACCGCAACCGACACCCCGCGTCTGGTCGAAATTCGGGGCGAAGTCTATTTCCCGCTCACCTCGTTCCGGAAACTCAATGCCCGCCGGGAGGCGCTCGCCGAACCTCCGTTTGCCAATCCCCGGAATGCCGCGGCCGGCAGCCTCCGGCAACTCGATGCCCGGATCACCCGGTCGCGCCGCCTGCGGATGTTCGCCTTTCACATCGAGGTCATCGAAGGCTCGCTCGCGGCCACCTCCCATCACGAGGTCTTGGCCACGCTGGTCCGGTGGGGGTTTCAGGTCGAGCCCCACCGGCGACGGTTCGAGACCCTGGCGGCGGTCCAAGCGGCAATTCCGGAATACGAAGCGCTGCTGCCAACGCTCCCGTTCGAGGCTGACGGAGTGGTGGTCAAAGTCGACCGCAGGGACCTCCAGGAAGACCTTGGAGTGGTCGGGGGCCGGGAGCCGCGGTGGGCCATTGCCCGGAAATTTGCCCCCGAGGTGGCGATCACCCGGTTGGAGGAGATCCGGATCAACGTCGGCCGGACCGGCGCGCTCAATCCCTACGCGGTGCTCACACCGGTCGAGGTCGGCGGCGTAACCGTGTCGAGCGCAACGCTGCATAACGAAGACTTGATCGCCCAGAAAGACATCCGGATCGGCGACTGGGTCGAGATCATGCGGGCGGGTGAGGTGATTCCTCAAATCATCGGTCCGGTTCGGGCCCGACGGAACGGCACCGAGCGTCCGTTCGTTCCGCCGTCGGAGTGCCCGGCCTGCGGAACACCGGTGGTCCGGCCGCCGGACGAAGCGATGCGATTGTGCCCGAACGCCGCCTGCCCCGGCCGGCTCTTCGAAGCGATCGTGCACTTCGCCTCGCGGGAGGCCATGGACATTCGGGGCTTGGGCGTGGAACGGATCCGCCAGCTCCTCGACGCCAGTTTGATCGCCGACGTCAGCGGTCTCTACGGTCTGTCAGTGTCGCAACTGGTCGAACTCGACCGGTTCGCCGATCAATCGGCCACGCTACTGGTCCGGTCGATCGCGGACTCGGCCACCCGGCCCCTGTCGCAGCTGCTCTTCGGCCTCGGGGTCCGACACGTCGGGAAGAACATCGCCCAGGTCCTGGCCCGCCGGTTCGGCGACCTGACGGCGGTGGCCGAGGCCGACATCGACACCATCGCCGAGGTGCCCGGCATCGGACCGATCATCGCGGCGGCGGTGTTCGAGTTCTTCCGGACGCCGGCCAATCGGGCGCTCCTCGAGCGGCTGGCGAAGGCCGGGCTCAACTTCACGGAGCCTAACGTCGGGCCTGTCGGCGGCGCGCTGGCCGGGAAGAGCTACGTATTGACCGGAACCCTGGCGACTCTCTCTCGGCCCGAGGCGACGGCCTTGATCGAGGCCGCGGGCGGCCGGGTGGGCGGCACTGTCACCAAGAAGACCGACACCGTCGTGGCGGGCGCCGAGGCCGGTGGCAAGCTCGACCGGGCCCGGGCCCTCGGCGTCGAGGTTATCGAGGAGGCCGAACTCTTGCGCCGCGTCGGCCGGGAAGCCTAG
- a CDS encoding GAF domain-containing protein: MNPARFPAADPNRLQTRIEELEVERRRLLIVIELLRELAGSLNYRDIVQSVARRVGYALALDRCSVFLTEKGGGDVHLVASYDDPSLRSRKVNLADYSELKRAIDTGEIVSIPDVIHEPALESAQDALATRRVQSMTVVPIAWRKVTIGAIFLRTDRTRPLLTASDIQWARLVADVTARALRTAHRFERLQAKQRGSASALEKDRERAALIAFLKRLLATFSDQDAAAAEELVPRASQAELDRLAGVALAVLRRESRS; encoded by the coding sequence ATGAACCCAGCCCGGTTTCCCGCCGCCGACCCGAATCGGCTCCAAACCCGGATCGAAGAGCTCGAGGTCGAGCGTCGTCGGCTGCTGATCGTCATCGAGCTGCTCCGTGAGTTGGCTGGTTCGCTCAACTACCGGGACATCGTGCAGTCGGTGGCCCGCCGCGTCGGCTACGCCCTCGCGCTCGACCGCTGTTCGGTCTTCTTGACCGAGAAGGGCGGCGGCGATGTCCACCTGGTGGCGAGCTACGATGACCCCTCGCTCCGGAGCCGGAAGGTCAACCTCGCGGACTACTCCGAACTGAAGCGCGCCATCGATACCGGCGAGATCGTCAGCATTCCCGACGTGATCCACGAACCGGCACTCGAATCGGCCCAAGATGCGCTGGCCACTCGACGGGTCCAGTCGATGACCGTGGTACCGATCGCGTGGCGGAAGGTGACGATCGGCGCAATCTTCCTCCGGACCGACCGGACTCGGCCGCTTCTGACCGCTTCGGACATTCAGTGGGCTCGCTTGGTAGCCGACGTCACCGCTCGGGCGCTCCGGACCGCGCACCGGTTCGAGCGGCTCCAGGCCAAGCAGCGGGGGAGCGCGTCCGCGCTCGAAAAAGACCGGGAGCGAGCGGCGTTGATCGCCTTTCTGAAGAGGCTGCTGGCCACGTTTTCCGATCAGGATGCGGCAGCGGCCGAAGAGCTGGTGCCCCGGGCCAGCCAGGCCGAACTCGATCGGCTGGCCGGGGTTGCCCTCGCGGTTCTCAGGCGCGAATCCCGGTCATGA
- a CDS encoding tetratricopeptide repeat protein, producing the protein MRIGILALVGLILGAPLLAQGELALLAEARESAARHPREALRLLQGILGHDSLHFEANWRSAVAWVDVGQETPDSIRSPARDSAYVAAERFARRAVAVDDARPEGHFVLAMALGRVALTRSKKDRVRYAIGIYEAATRTLAIDPNHDGAHHILGLWHAEAMRTSGFNRFMAKNLLGGKILSKANWASAIDHLETAVQIDPTRIFHRLDLAVIYIDRKRWSDARGELDRIVELPDRVSLDARYRSEAARLLRDLP; encoded by the coding sequence ATGCGTATTGGAATCTTGGCCCTGGTTGGACTCATACTCGGGGCGCCGCTGTTGGCCCAAGGGGAGCTCGCCCTCTTGGCTGAAGCCCGGGAATCGGCGGCTCGACACCCGCGCGAGGCCCTCCGATTGTTGCAAGGGATTCTTGGGCATGATTCCCTTCACTTCGAGGCCAATTGGCGAAGCGCCGTGGCCTGGGTCGACGTTGGCCAGGAAACACCTGATTCGATCCGGAGCCCCGCTCGCGACTCGGCCTACGTCGCGGCGGAGCGGTTCGCCCGCCGGGCAGTGGCGGTTGACGACGCCAGGCCGGAGGGGCACTTCGTCCTGGCCATGGCCCTCGGACGGGTGGCTCTGACCCGGAGTAAGAAGGACCGGGTTCGGTACGCAATCGGGATCTACGAAGCGGCGACCCGAACCCTGGCGATCGACCCCAACCATGATGGCGCCCATCACATCCTGGGCCTCTGGCACGCCGAGGCGATGCGGACTTCGGGGTTCAATCGCTTCATGGCCAAGAACTTGTTAGGCGGGAAGATCTTGAGCAAAGCCAACTGGGCGTCGGCCATTGACCACCTGGAAACGGCGGTCCAGATCGACCCGACCAGGATCTTCCACCGGCTGGACCTTGCCGTGATCTATATCGACCGAAAACGGTGGTCGGACGCCCGGGGCGAACTCGACCGGATCGTCGAACTCCCCGACCGGGTGAGTCTCGATGCCCGCTATCGGTCCGAGGCCGCCCGGCTACTCCGGGACCTGCCCTAA